The sequence taacaatgTTGGCCTGATGTTTAGAagaattatacatgtatatatatatataaacatgtatgtcACTGTGCtgtaaatattcaattttgcaTCCTTTTGTCATTAGAAGGTTGTTGTCCTGAATGCAACATTACCTTAAAACCACCTCATGCAcctaatacattttgtacataaatttccTTATTTTATCATGAAAGTTTAACATAGTattaaacatgtacatgtacactgtACATGAtttagaatacatgtatatcagacATATGCATGAATAAAAGAAGATACATTTTTTCcacttcaatgagacagcaacccaaatTTTGCTGTTCCATTAAATGTACCGTTATTTCATGAGACTTTTGTGAGTTTTGTGTATATGTTCATCTACtcattatcttttataacttcTTCCTAAATATTTCATTAGCAATTTGCATTATGCAGCATATAAGTTGATTCATGTATACTTCCAAACATTCAAAGACGTAATATATAACTTTGTACCCACCTATATTTACTTGTACAGGGATAAAAACTTCAAATGGAACTCTTTAAAAGTTTGCAACACACTTCTTATTTCTTCTAAAGGAGGAAGGATGGTCATACGGAAATGGTAGGTGCCCTCTTTCTGTCCAAATCCACTGCCTGGTACTACACAAAGTCCTGTCTCTTCTAACAGTGAGAAACAATAAAAGGAATCGGGTGTTTGGCTTTTAGCCTTTGCAGCTTCTATGGCCTTTGGTGGCAGAAATATTTGTGGGAAAGAATACATTGCTCCCTGAACTGTGTTGCATTTGATACCTTCAATAGAATTGAAAAGTTCAGTGACTAAGGTGGCCTTCTCTTTCAGTTGAGATAGAACATGTGTTTTCTCTTTCATGAAAAGGTCATAAGATGGATCCCCAAGGACAGGGGGGTTGACCACACAATCTATGACAGCTTGTCCAGCCACTGGTGGGCAAAGCTTTACCGATATTGTCTTCAACAAGCATGCTTTAACTGATGGGTGAAAATTAACAACTTCAAAATATCCACCTCTGAACCCGCATTCTCCCATGAAACCTTTTGATGCGGACATAAAAGATGCAAGTTCATGCCTATTATATGGTGCACCCATTTCCATCATGACTTTTTTAAAAGAGAAGAACTCTGATCCTTTAGCATAGACATTGTGTTGATAAACTTCATCTGACAAAATCATCAATCGCTCATCATGAGCAAATTTGATAACATCTTCAATGTTTTGTCTTGTTAACACCTGGCCTGTTGGATTCCCTGGATTAATTACACAAATTGCTCGAGGTAAACATTTGGATTTTGCTTCTTCAATAGCTCTCCTAAGTTCACTGATATCTAAAGACCAATTGTTTTCCTCATTCATGAAGTATCTTATTGGTTGGGCATTGTATTCAGTAAGTGTCGCTGAGTACAGAGGATACTGTGGTACAGGAATCATTATTCCAGCTCTTTCATTTCCTGTTTTGCCTGTCATCAGCATGCTTAGAATAGTTTTGATACCATCACTCGCACCTGTGCATAAGACTATATCCTCACTTTTGCTTGGAACTCCATCACGCTTTTGAATGTATGCTGCAATATCTTGTCGTATAACCTCAACACCAGGGCTAGCAGTGTAAGACCCAATACTACCTCCTCTACAACCTGCCAATATTCTTTTTGCTCTATCTTTTGCATCTGCAGGAAATTCTGAACTTGTCAATAATTCTGGATAGGCGCATAAGGCAATCACCTGTCGAATGAATGTAATAGGAGTCTGACCTGTGGCATGACAATCACCAATGTTGGCTGGCAATACTTTGGCAAATGGTTTCTTTACTCCACTCTTTATTTCTGCATCGATTTCTGCAGCCCTTGCAACAATTGGTCCCCTGACAGCATATTCCATGTTCCTGACATTTGGGttaacattttcaattaaaacaacaGGAACGTGAGAAGTCTCAGTAACAGTACTGTTGGTATTTGTGTCTGACATTGTTGAATTATGGAGGTTACCTTCACTATTTTTCTTCTGCTGACTGATCACCACGGAAATTGTCCGACTCAATAAATAATGTGTTTGTTGGATTTAAGTGTCGTTCTCTGGTTGCACTTTGTCCGTATTacataaaacagaaaataagtCCTCAATGTGTAAATTCGACCTCAACAATCAGATAATCACCGGTTCATATGAACCGGAAGTTGCTCGTGGGCGTTAACGGTTTAAACTAAAACCAGGCAACAAATCGCAGGATACACTGCAACGgctatttacaatttaaaacgtttaattACATGATTAAGAGTCATTTTCTTACAATTGAAAATCGTCTGAAGTAATCAGCCAGATATCATTTAAACTGTATACTTTGTTTCCTATGAATTGATATCTATTTGGGTTGGTCGTCTGaacataaaaagatataaacaaagcagttatctcccttttatcaACGCTTGCATCACTGGTAAGTTGACTAAAATAGTTAACAATCAAATCTTCACTTTCTGCAAATAGGACCCTAGATTAcgtattttttgttgttctggTCAATTACTCCACTGTTTTGAACTTTTCTTGTGTACATGTTCTGTACTGTGGCGTGTCTTGAATTTCTTACCCTGGCTGTCACTCTAAATTATGTGTAAACCtatatttattatgtacatCCCTTTGTAATATAAGACAAAGGAATGATGTACcagaaaaaagtaataataacAAGTGCATACTTTGTGATACCACTATAACCCTTTGCAACcacaaatattgtattttaaaagaagattacaaaattaagcaatttaaaatttagaattttaaaaatctatcattgtcttgaaaaataaaaaaaagttatcaaagtttttttaaagtctgagtgtagaattttttttccatttaggTCTCTTGTTTTTCCAATTTAGATCTGGGTTTTGGCATTaaactattttatataattatttttttcatttaaacatcTATGTTAAATACTataaaattcattcataaattatacattttttttgtaagttactgaaattcaaataaatcaaatgatacaaaatgtatatttccaGGTCCTTTTAGATAACTGGTCCTGTCAACATTCAGGTTTTTAGTGTTACACTggaaatttgtataaaataagactgttggttttaaagtttataaatgtttttatgtaattttacatgtacatgtatacaacaGAGGttattttttgacatatttttaaagGTTCATAATGAGGTTATCACTAAAATggccatacatgtacatgtatctacatCATACAATTTACTCTGCATACAGACAAACCTGTTTTCTACCTGTAAAAAATATTGGCATTGGCAGGTTCTAAATTATACTTAATACATGCATAGGCGGATCAAGGGGGGGCCCTGGGGTGCCTGGCCCCCCcattttgtgggaaaaatttggttgattatatagggaatcattgaagcatgactggagcaggccccctcttaggtcagtcagcgggccccccttaggaaaagttctggatccgccactgacatGTATATAAGACTTTTATAAGTCTAATAAACACCAggctttttaaaattaaacaaaaatgttgattttgagaTCTGTAGAAGAGTAAAGAGAAACAACGGAATTTCATGTCATGCAGTCCATAAAATGTGTCTGGGCAGACACAAATTGCTACAGGTACATGTACACATGTACTATAAAAAGGCCATGGTTACATAATTTACTAGTATTTTAGTCAAATGTCACATATAAAAGTCCACAGATTTATTTTCCTATGAAAAAATGTCCACGTcttcaattttaaagaaaaaagttatttgttctggtaaaaaagattataaaaagagactttaaataaatctgtGTAGATTAATTGTACAATATGTCTGATGAAACAAAGGAAAGTTTTATtgttatgtttgaaatttttggcaggcatatataaaaatattctgtATCATCTTTCATTAAATCCCTAAgacatgtttattttaattttaaaattacagtAGAC is a genomic window of Mytilus trossulus isolate FHL-02 chromosome 1, PNRI_Mtr1.1.1.hap1, whole genome shotgun sequence containing:
- the LOC134685477 gene encoding alanine aminotransferase 2-like, with protein sequence MSDTNTNSTVTETSHVPVVLIENVNPNVRNMEYAVRGPIVARAAEIDAEIKSGVKKPFAKVLPANIGDCHATGQTPITFIRQVIALCAYPELLTSSEFPADAKDRAKRILAGCRGGSIGSYTASPGVEVIRQDIAAYIQKRDGVPSKSEDIVLCTGASDGIKTILSMLMTGKTGNERAGIMIPVPQYPLYSATLTEYNAQPIRYFMNEENNWSLDISELRRAIEEAKSKCLPRAICVINPGNPTGQVLTRQNIEDVIKFAHDERLMILSDEVYQHNVYAKGSEFFSFKKVMMEMGAPYNRHELASFMSASKGFMGECGFRGGYFEVVNFHPSVKACLLKTISVKLCPPVAGQAVIDCVVNPPVLGDPSYDLFMKEKTHVLSQLKEKATLVTELFNSIEGIKCNTVQGAMYSFPQIFLPPKAIEAAKAKSQTPDSFYCFSLLEETGLCVVPGSGFGQKEGTYHFRMTILPPLEEIRSVLQTFKEFHLKFLSLYK